The nucleotide window ATCCATTTTTCTCTAGCCAAACAAACTTATCTCGTTCACTCGGTACATGTTTTAAAATATCTTTTGTCAGTAAGTAATATTCACTTTCTGTATTTAGAGAATAGACTACCCATTGCCCTTTTCTTTGTTCTTTCACAATCCCAATATCCCGTAACTTTCTAAGATGCTGACTGATTGCAGGTTGGGACATTTGAAAAATTTCAACAAATTCACATACACAGCATTCTTGTTCAGCTAACATGTTCACCATGGATAATCTGGTTTTATCCCCTAAAAGTTTTAGCACAATTGCAGTCTCTTTTAAGTCTTGAGATTTGTCCTCTTTCATAATGATTACTACCACCTTTCATAGGTTAATTCACCATATAATTATATGCTTATATATTAATAAAAGAAAAGGGGAAATGTCAATACTAATTACATTTACCCTTTTTGCTCATTTATTCATATTTATATTTATTCGGATATTAGGAGCAACAAGTGTCTGTATCACAGCTATTAACACTTTTAGCATTTACGAAATTTACACTACAAACCCCTGTTTCAGGTAAATCTAATTCTACTTTTTCCGAAGCTTCTATATCCCCTGTCATATATGCAGCTATTGAACGTACCTGTTCATACCCCGTTGCCATTAAAAAGGTCGGTGCCCTACCATAGCTTTTAGATCCAACTATATATAGGTTCTTCTCCGGTTGTCTCAATTCTTTTTCACCATGAGGACGGACTGTTCCACAGCTGTGAAGATTAGGATCAATTAAGGCAGAAATGGCTGCTACACTTTCAGTAGCAAAATCAACTTTTGTTCGTAATTCATTTAGGAAAGAATAATTAGGTCGATTTCCTGTGTTGACGATGATTTCATCAATTGATTCAATTTCAGCTATTACACCATTTACTTCTCCATTAATCGTTATTGTTGCGTTATTATTCTCTCTCAATTGCTCAATTCTAAAAGAAGTATGCAATTTGACTGTCCCTTTATCTACCATTTCATGAATTCTGCTACCTAATAATCCCCTTGCTTCTAATGCATCCTTTCCTTCTCCACCATATGCATCCTCTACACATTCTTTCCGAATAATCCATATAATTTCTGTTTCTGGATGCTCTTCCTTTAATTTCTCTAATTCGAGCAAAGCATTAATAGCAGAGTGCCCACTTCCTACAACTGCAACTTTTTTATTTTTGTAACGGTTGATACTTTCTCCCAAGATATCAGGTAATCCATAAAAGACTTTTTCCCTTAGACTTTCCTCGGATTTTAGCCAAACCCCATTGGAGTTTGCTGGATTAGGGTTTCCCCAAGTACCAGTAGCATCAATGACAGCTCGTGCTTCAATAGCTTTAATTGCGCCTTTCTGCTCTGTATAAATAACAAATGGAACATTCTCTCTGTTAGCTGTCTTCATTTTATCGATATTTTTTTTAGCTATAGAAATGACTTTTGTATTTAAAGCAATTACTTCTCGTATTTCTGGAATCTTTGATAAAGGAATTAAGTAATTATCCACGAGTTCTTTACCAGTGGGTATTTCCTCTAAATTTGGTTTTTCCCATTCATATTTCTCTAATAAAGAAGATGCTGCTTTATCGATGTTATATTTCCACTGTGAGAATAATTTTATATGTTTCCAGGTAAGAATGTTTGCTCCAACTTCCGTTCCAGCTTCTAAAATAATCACTTTTTGTTTATATTGAATCAAATGAGCTGCAGCAGCTAAACCTACAGGACCAGCACCAATGATAGCTATAGGTAAATCTAAATCCATTAATCTTTTTTCTTCAACAGCATAAGATGATTGACAACAGTTGGAGAAAATTTTAAATTCAGACATATTTATTCACTCCTTTTATAAGTAATATTCCTGATTAAATAACAATTTTTCCATTAACATTACGTCTACAAATTTCCCTTTTAATCTCCCTTGTTTTTTAAATAAACCAACCTCCCGATAATTTAACTTTCTGTAAAGACCTTGACCTAAGTTATTAATAGGAAATGTAAAGAGTACTATTTTATAAAATTCCTGTAATCTTGCCTCGTCTTCTAGTACCTGTAATAGTTTTTGACCAATACCTTTACCTCTAAATTCCCTATGTATATATATTGAAAGTTCTCCTACCCCATAATAGGCAGCCCTAGTATTATAAGGATTTATTGATGCCCATCCTGTGATTTTCCCCTCTTCATTAACAGCTACAAATACAGCATATCTTCCCTGGTGAGCAGCAAACCAATTCTCCATGTAATCCTTGTCTTTTAAATCTTCCTCAAAGGTCGCTAATCCGTCTTTTATTCCTTGGTTATAGATTTCAAGTATTTCGTTTAAATCTTCTGTCGAAGCTTTCCTAAGCATTTATTATCCCTCCTATTTTATTTGACTTAAACATTAATTGACTTTATCAAATATAATCCCTAATGAAAGCCACCTATCTGGTGGCACAACTACCTAATCCGTCGTTTTTATTCATTGCATCTAGCAATAAACTTAGACTTTCTAAAACTTGCGAATGCTTATCTTCTTGAATATGAGTAAAGATGTTTCCTAAGTATTCTAACATTTGGTTAGATATTTCTTCAGCTTTTGCTTCACCTATTTCTGTCAAAGATAAAAGTACATATCTCCGATCATTTGGATCTGGAACCCTTAATATATATTGAAGTTCCACTAGTTTATTTACTTGTCTGCTTAAAAGACCAGTATCCATTATTAGCTTTTCAGCTAAAGTCTGAAGAGAAATATTTGGAGATTTGCCCAATTCATATACAATATGGCTTTGTGTTACTGTTATCCCACAACAATCAGAACCATCTTTTTGAAGAAGTCCAAAGTCACGAACTAGTTGTTGTAGTAATTCTCGAATTTGTATTTTATCTTTTGTTTTCATTTTTCATCGCCTCTTATTTAAATGATAACGTCATTAATTGATAATGTCAATTATTTTTATCCTCATTGCTTATTCCTCAAAAACACAACCTTACCAAAAGCGTATATTTAACTAATACGGAGTTTTGATAAAAATTAAAATAGGTATATGAAAATGTTTTTCATCCGCCATATAAAGGCTTCCTAACTCGTTAAAACAGTGCATTGACAGGTGAATCCAAGGGTATTACACTTGTGTACAATCAAAAGGAGGAGATAAAAAAGAATGGATTTTATTTTATATCTGTTATTAATACTTTTTAGCTACAAAAATTGCAGGTGATCTTTCTGTCAGATTAGGACAACCATCTGTACTGGGAAAACTAATAATCGGGATTATATTAGGTCCTGCAGTCCTTGGGTGGATAGAAAATAATGATTTTATTCATTATTTCTCTGAAATCGGAGTTTTATTACTCATGTTCTTAGCCGGTTTGGAGACAGATCTAGGTCAACTTAAGAAAAATTGGAAAGCTGCTTTTGCGGTTGCTATAATCGGCATCATCCTTCCTTTTATCGGAGGATTTGGTATTGGAGAACTCTTTGGATTAAATACAACATATTCCCTATTTATAGGAATACTACTATGTGCAACATCTGTAAGTATTACTGTCCAAGTGTTAAAGGATATGAATAAACTCAATTCCCCTGAGGGGAGCACTATATTAGGTGCTGCAGTTGTAGACGACGTTCTAGTTGTCGTGCTCTTAGCTGTCATGACTAGTTTTCTTGGGACTGGAGATGAAGTATCCCTTGGACTTCTAATAGGTAAAAAAGTCATCTTCTTTATTGGTGTATTACTTGCAGGAGCTTTCCTAGTTCCCCAAATGTTAAAAATACTCTCTAAATTAAAAGTTACGGAACCTGTGGTATCCATTGCCCTTGTCGTTTGTTTCGCTTTTGTATATTTTGCAGATATTCTTGGAATGGCAGGAATTATTGGAGCATTCGCAGCTGGCATAGCCATTTCTCAAACAAACTTTAAGCACACCGTCGAGAGTAAGGTGGAGCCTATAGCATATGCTGTATTTGTCCCCGTCTTCTTTGTAAGTATCGGTTTAAATGTTTTCATTTAGTGGTATAGGAAGCCAGATTGGGTTCATTGTAGCCCTAGTAATTGTTGCTATCCTTACAAAACTTGTAGGTGGGGATATTGGAGCAAAGTTAACTGGATTTAAAAATCGTTCTTCCCTTATTATCGGAGCTGGGATGGTTTCTCGAGGAGAAGTAGCACTAATCATTGCGGCTACTGGTTTGCAAGAATCTCTTTTGTTACCTGAATACTTCACTGCTATAGTAGTCGTTATAATCGCTACAACCTTGTTTGCTCCTCCTTTATTGAAATATTTAATACAAGGTGAAAGTAAAGCTGTAAATAGAGAAGAAAAAACTGTATAACTTTATAATTTAAGGTGGTCATTTTCTTGGCAAATAAAATTTATCTCTTTTCTTACGAGACAGAAAATGTGGTTACTACAGCAAGCATTGAAGCCATCATGGATGATTTATATGACGTATTAAACATCATTAACAAGAATGTATACCTTATTAAAACAGAAGATGATTTAAGTATCTTGGATAAATATATATAAACATATCTAAAGATTGATGATAGATATATATTAGTCGATATAACGGAACAACCACTAAATTACAATAATTTAAATGCTACTGATCCTAACTATTGGTTCTATAATATTTAATCTAGATTAGTTTAGTTAGGATTAATACAAACTGTCTAATATAAAACAATCTCAACTATAATGGCAGCAAAGGCATCTTGGTTTAATACTAAGGTGCCTTATGTATTATCTAAGCAAGTTTTTGTGAAGTTTTTCACTTAAACTAATCTGCCATACCAAAAGCTAGTTTTAATTTATTACAGGAATGCTGCCACGTTTCTTCCATAAGCGATTTTTTCATGAATTACAGGGTATGCTGAAGTCTTTGAAAAACAGCTACCTCATTGGCAGCTGCTTCAGTAAGAAATTAATACAATAATAATTTTAGATTATGAGAAATTAATACATCCAAAAGTTTTCCGACTCAAGTTTGTTTAACCAATTATGAACTAGTGTATTAAAAATTTCAGTCTGTTCGATTTGAAGATTGTGACCAGCCATATCAAGCACTGAAAAAGTTGCCCTTGGATAGTCTTCAATTAATTTCCATGCATCTTGGTATCCAACTACGTTGTCCTGACGCCCTGTGATAATTAAAGTGGGATACTCAAGTTTAGATGAAATGTCGAAGGTAAAACCGTAACCGTTCTGACGAATCTTGGTTAAGAACTCATTATTTGTTTGTTTAGAAGGAAGTAAAATTTCCTTTTGAAACCTAACCCATTCAGTTTGCCCCTGCACAACCCCCATAGAGCAAAATGCATCAGCATCCTCTTGAGACAAATGCGATATCAAGTCAATGTCTTTTTTAATAACAGTCTGGGGAGGTACAGACCGTTCATCGAATTCAGGTATAGTCATTGGTGCCATCAGCAGTAATCCACGAACCACTTCCTGTCGTGAACAAACTACTCCCCTAGCAATGTAACCGCCATAGGAATTACCACAAATAATAAATGGCTGATTAGGTATAAGCTCATCCAGTAGACTTAAAATAGCTTCTAACATGTCATCAGAGTTTTGAATTGAAGATTGTGGCTCAGAATGCCCCATACCAGGCAAGTCTATGTAAACTCTCTTCCATCCGTTTCGTTTCTCAAATAAAGGTTCCATTGCATGTAACATCACATGATGGTCAAGTGTCCAACCATGTAGCATAACAATGGGAAATCCGTCCCCAATTATTTTGTGGTAAATCGACATGTATTTATATCCCCTTTCTTTGTTAACCAAATGTATCGTTATGTACATTAAATCCTTTTTTATTTCAATTATAACAAATTACCTTGTTCTACCAACCTGAACCGTTTCTTCCATAAGCTATGTTTTTTATTATTACAGGAATGTTGCCATTATAGCTCCAGAAGAATCCCTATTATCTTTGATAACGATAATCAAAAGTTTCTCTTTATGTACCCTTAGTTAGTGACCTACTTAAATACTATTTAGTAAATAAATATTTATTGCTACCAGGCTGTTTCTTGATTTCATTCCAAGCTTTAATAGCTTTCTCACGACTTACTCCTTGATTCTTAGGATCTGAATAAAAATCACGAATGAATTGATTATATTCAAATTGAGGGGCTATGGTTTTCTTAAACGAAGGATTTTTCTTTCGTTCTTCTTCCTCATTCCAAGCTTTTACTACATCACGATATGTTTTTCCAACATTGTTTTTGAAAAAGTTTTGTATATAGGTGGAAAAGTGGAATTTTGGGACAACCGTCTTAAAAAATTCTCTTACATTTTGACTGCAACGATGGTTTTCAGTGATGACTGTATCCAATCTTAAGTTTCCTTGAGGCTGAGGCTTCTTATTCATATTTGATTTTCTCAAAGGTTTTTTAATTCCCCCTGTTCGAAGGAATGTTTCAATCCTATTAGTAATCTCTATTTTTGAACCAGAAGCACTCATGCCATTTTCTCTACAAAAAGACTGTAATTCTTCCTTTAACCAATAAAAATCTTTAAAACTTTCTACACTTATATCTTTCGTTAAATTAGGTCGCATTAATTTCTCCCTTCACATTCATCTCACAAAAAGAACAAATGTTCTATTTTAACAATATTACCATATTTTTACGAATAAAACAGTAAAAAAAGCCACTTTTGTGACTTAATCTTAGGTGTCATTTCAACGAAATACTAATTTATTCCTGAATTCCTTCTTCAACAATCCTGCCATTATAACACCATAATAAAAAGGCGTCCCTTTTTATTTAAGGAAAACCCCCGTTACTATAATTACATTCCTTCACAAACTTTTACAAACTTATTAAAAACTTAAAATGAGATTAGGTAAATAATTTTATTTGAAAATATATAGATATCTATGTATAATGTAATCATGATAAAATATAACACAGCATCAATGGTTGGAAAAATAAGAGACGCAGTAAACAATTTAATTTTATCTGAGCTTAACAAACATGAAATAAATGGGATCTCCCCCTCTCATGGCGATATTCTAGTTTGCCTTTACAAAAAAGATGGCTTATCTGTGAAGGAACTGGCTGAAAGAATTCATCGCACGCAACCGACAGTAACAGTACTAGTTGATAAGTTACAAAAACTTGGTTATGTTGTAAGGATAAAAAGTAAGGAGGACAGCAGAGTAACTCTAGTTAATCTTACAGAAAACGGAAATGAGTTAAAACCAATTTTTAATGAAATCTCAGAGAAAATAAACACTGCTATTTATGGTGATTTTATTACCGAAGAAAAAGAACAGTT belongs to Niallia sp. Man26 and includes:
- a CDS encoding metalloregulator ArsR/SmtB family transcription factor; the encoded protein is MKEDKSQDLKETAIVLKLLGDKTRLSMVNMLAEQECCVCEFVEIFQMSQPAISQHLRKLRDIGIVKEQRKGQWVVYSLNTESEYYLLTKDILKHVPSERDKFVWLEKNGLRIICN
- a CDS encoding NAD(P)-binding domain-containing protein, whose amino-acid sequence is MDLDLPIAIIGAGPVGLAAAAHLIQYKQKVIILEAGTEVGANILTWKHIKLFSQWKYNIDKAASSLLEKYEWEKPNLEEIPTGKELVDNYLIPLSKIPEIREVIALNTKVISIAKKNIDKMKTANRENVPFVIYTEQKGAIKAIEARAVIDATGTWGNPNPANSNGVWLKSEESLREKVFYGLPDILGESINRYKNKKVAVVGSGHSAINALLELEKLKEEHPETEIIWIIRKECVEDAYGGEGKDALEARGLLGSRIHEMVDKGTVKLHTSFRIEQLRENNNATITINGEVNGVIAEIESIDEIIVNTGNRPNYSFLNELRTKVDFATESVAAISALIDPNLHSCGTVRPHGEKELRQPEKNLYIVGSKSYGRAPTFLMATGYEQVRSIAAYMTGDIEASEKVELDLPETGVCSVNFVNAKSVNSCDTDTCCS
- a CDS encoding arsinothricin resistance N-acetyltransferase ArsN1 family A, coding for MLRKASTEDLNEILEIYNQGIKDGLATFEEDLKDKDYMENWFAAHQGRYAVFVAVNEEGKITGWASINPYNTRAAYYGVGELSIYIHREFRGKGIGQKLLQVLEDEARLQEFYKIVLFTFPINNLGQGLYRKLNYREVGLFKKQGRLKGKFVDVMLMEKLLFNQEYYL
- a CDS encoding MarR family transcriptional regulator, whose translation is MKTKDKIQIRELLQQLVRDFGLLQKDGSDCCGITVTQSHIVYELGKSPNISLQTLAEKLIMDTGLLSRQVNKLVELQYILRVPDPNDRRYVLLSLTEIGEAKAEEISNQMLEYLGNIFTHIQEDKHSQVLESLSLLLDAMNKNDGLGSCATR
- a CDS encoding alpha/beta hydrolase, whose translation is MSIYHKIIGDGFPIVMLHGWTLDHHVMLHAMEPLFEKRNGWKRVYIDLPGMGHSEPQSSIQNSDDMLEAILSLLDELIPNQPFIICGNSYGGYIARGVVCSRQEVVRGLLLMAPMTIPEFDERSVPPQTVIKKDIDLISHLSQEDADAFCSMGVVQGQTEWVRFQKEILLPSKQTNNEFLTKIRQNGYGFTFDISSKLEYPTLIITGRQDNVVGYQDAWKLIEDYPRATFSVLDMAGHNLQIEQTEIFNTLVHNWLNKLESENFWMY
- a CDS encoding DUF6434 domain-containing protein, which gives rise to MRPNLTKDISVESFKDFYWLKEELQSFCRENGMSASGSKIEITNRIETFLRTGGIKKPLRKSNMNKKPQPQGNLRLDTVITENHRCSQNVREFFKTVVPKFHFSTYIQNFFKNNVGKTYRDVVKAWNEEEERKKNPSFKKTIAPQFEYNQFIRDFYSDPKNQGVSREKAIKAWNEIKKQPGSNKYLFTK
- a CDS encoding MarR family transcriptional regulator, with amino-acid sequence MIKYNTASMVGKIRDAVNNLILSELNKHEINGISPSHGDILVCLYKKDGLSVKELAERIHRTQPTVTVLVDKLQKLGYVVRIKSKEDSRVTLVNLTENGNELKPIFNEISEKINTAIYGDFITEEKEQLEQLLERILKRF